In Thermococcus alcaliphilus, one DNA window encodes the following:
- a CDS encoding alpha-amylase family glycosyl hydrolase, with protein MIHNMKRRLSGVVMVILIIGIIASGCLQQSTPQTTEQTLTLPEGNYNTIYLNEETKDTCPPGKVPVTFTYNPQGENVTSVSLRGTFNDWGEWPMKKGNGVWTISVCLEPGRYEYKFFVDGEWIKDMSAVDPTADSYVDDGFGGKNAVKIVKGEKGPGIEHDTKNPAYLSIADNRTVIRFKIHPNQIKSALLITSNGEYEMERQLWWGSGEVWRAEIQEVKPIKYYFRLTTKDGDVLLLNTSTNPFFTFDGVNRFPQVEWVSKGIGYQIFPDRFNNGDPSNDPLALQNDELWFNELTDKKPVLSNWSDPIGPLHCCHQYFGGDVKGIIEKLDYLQELGVTVIYLNPIFLAGSAHGYDVYDYYRLDPQFGSEEDLKTLIEEAHKRGIKIIFDFVPNHSGIGHWAFLDVASRGKKSPYWNWYFVQRWPFKLGDGKAYLGWWGLGSLPKLNTANPEVKEYLIGAALYWLDFGFDGIRIDAPQELINGEEFFSELRKAVKEKHPNAYIVGEIWSLSPKWVQGNMFDSLMNYALGRDILLAYARGDWNGERTLELLGRYYASYGENVVAMGFNLVSSHDTSRVLTDLGGGNLGDTPKPEAIQRLKLLSTLLYTLPGMPVTFQGDERGLLGNKEHFDSQRYPIQWDTVNEEVLDHYKGLADLRKSVPALTSSKIKFYTAKEGVLAFFRGHDNEVLVIANNAPKDTDISLPPGKWKEVWPNGDKTYEGKLTVPGLKVLVLVKS; from the coding sequence GTGATACACAATATGAAGAGAAGGCTCTCTGGGGTAGTGATGGTAATTCTCATAATAGGAATAATAGCTTCTGGATGTCTTCAACAAAGTACTCCTCAAACTACTGAACAAACTCTAACCCTTCCAGAAGGCAACTACAATACGATTTACCTCAATGAAGAAACCAAAGACACTTGCCCTCCAGGAAAAGTCCCTGTAACTTTCACTTATAATCCACAGGGGGAGAATGTCACCTCTGTTAGCTTACGCGGAACTTTCAATGACTGGGGAGAGTGGCCAATGAAAAAAGGGAATGGAGTATGGACAATTTCCGTGTGCTTGGAACCTGGTAGATACGAATACAAGTTCTTTGTGGATGGCGAATGGATAAAGGATATGTCCGCTGTAGATCCAACGGCAGATAGCTACGTTGATGACGGCTTTGGCGGAAAAAATGCTGTCAAAATCGTAAAAGGCGAAAAAGGTCCGGGAATAGAGCATGACACCAAAAATCCCGCATATCTATCAATCGCCGATAATAGGACGGTAATCAGGTTCAAAATACATCCCAACCAGATAAAATCAGCCCTTCTCATAACCTCCAATGGAGAATACGAGATGGAGCGCCAGCTTTGGTGGGGTTCTGGAGAAGTGTGGAGGGCTGAAATTCAGGAAGTGAAGCCAATTAAATATTACTTTAGGCTTACGACGAAAGATGGAGACGTTCTTCTTCTCAATACCTCCACCAATCCCTTCTTTACATTCGATGGGGTAAACAGGTTCCCCCAGGTTGAATGGGTGAGCAAAGGAATAGGATACCAGATATTCCCAGATCGCTTTAACAACGGTGACCCGAGCAATGATCCCTTAGCCCTCCAAAACGACGAGCTCTGGTTTAATGAACTCACGGATAAAAAACCCGTCCTGTCAAATTGGAGTGATCCCATAGGTCCACTCCACTGCTGCCACCAGTACTTTGGTGGAGACGTAAAGGGAATAATCGAAAAGCTCGATTACCTCCAAGAACTTGGAGTTACTGTTATCTACCTAAACCCAATCTTTTTAGCTGGAAGCGCTCACGGCTACGATGTATACGACTACTATCGCCTTGATCCACAGTTTGGGAGCGAGGAAGACTTAAAGACCCTTATTGAAGAAGCCCATAAGAGAGGTATCAAGATTATCTTCGACTTTGTCCCCAACCACAGCGGAATCGGACATTGGGCCTTCCTAGATGTCGCATCAAGGGGGAAGAAAAGCCCCTACTGGAACTGGTACTTTGTGCAAAGATGGCCCTTCAAATTGGGTGATGGAAAGGCCTATTTAGGATGGTGGGGACTTGGGAGTTTACCAAAGCTCAACACCGCTAACCCAGAGGTCAAGGAATACCTAATAGGAGCCGCTCTTTACTGGCTCGATTTTGGATTTGATGGGATTAGAATAGATGCTCCGCAGGAGCTCATAAACGGCGAGGAATTTTTCTCCGAGCTAAGGAAAGCCGTCAAAGAAAAGCATCCAAATGCGTATATAGTTGGAGAAATCTGGTCATTATCTCCAAAATGGGTTCAGGGGAATATGTTTGACTCTCTTATGAACTACGCCCTAGGAAGAGACATCCTTCTAGCTTACGCAAGAGGGGACTGGAATGGAGAAAGAACACTCGAGCTTTTGGGCAGATACTATGCAAGCTATGGGGAAAACGTCGTTGCCATGGGCTTTAATCTGGTAAGCTCCCACGACACATCGAGAGTCCTCACCGACCTTGGAGGTGGGAATTTAGGAGATACACCTAAGCCAGAAGCTATTCAGAGGCTAAAACTTCTCTCAACACTCCTTTACACGCTTCCAGGCATGCCTGTGACTTTTCAAGGGGACGAACGGGGTCTCCTTGGAAATAAGGAGCACTTCGATTCACAGAGGTACCCAATACAGTGGGATACGGTGAATGAAGAAGTTTTAGATCACTACAAAGGCCTTGCAGATTTGAGAAAAAGCGTTCCAGCATTAACAAGCAGCAAAATAAAGTTTTACACCGCAAAAGAAGGAGTACTGGCGTTCTTTAGAGGGCACGATAATGAAGTCCTTGTAATCGCTAACAACGCTCCAAAAGACACAGATATCTCTCTTCCTCCGGGCAAATGGAAAGAGGTGTGGCCAAATGGGGATAAAACATACGAAGGGAAGTTAACCGTCCCCGGGTTAAAAGTTTTGGTGCTTGTGAAAAGCTAG
- the wecB gene encoding non-hydrolyzing UDP-N-acetylglucosamine 2-epimerase, translated as MKPAFVFGTRPEIIKLAPVIRAFERRGIEPLIVHTGQHYDYEMSKIFLEELELHRIDYHLEVGSGTQAYQTGMAMIKIEEVLMKEKPDVTLVQGDTNTVLAGALASVKLKIPVAHVEAGLRSFDRTMPEEINRILADHASEVLFAPTEEAKKNLEKEGIIEGVYVVGNTIVDAVLQNSEIAERKSRILETLGLKPKGYAVLTAHRAENTDSEENLKKLVEIIGSLPIVVVYPVHPRTEKRLKALGLWEKLEAKEHVILTKPLGYLDFLKLQKNARFVLTDSGGIQEESIILSIPCLTLRYNTERPETIKAGGNVLVGLEKDRVLYYVDKLLNDEEFYSRMANAKNPFGDGKAGERIAEILIGLYEKGELRVKSSRFI; from the coding sequence TTGAAACCGGCGTTTGTCTTTGGTACAAGGCCGGAAATAATAAAACTTGCTCCTGTGATAAGGGCATTCGAAAGGAGGGGCATTGAGCCGCTAATAGTCCACACGGGACAGCACTACGATTACGAGATGAGCAAGATTTTCTTAGAAGAGCTCGAGCTACATAGAATCGATTACCATCTCGAAGTGGGTTCTGGAACCCAAGCTTATCAAACGGGAATGGCAATGATAAAGATAGAAGAAGTTCTTATGAAAGAGAAGCCCGATGTTACCTTGGTTCAAGGAGACACAAACACAGTCTTAGCTGGAGCTTTGGCGAGTGTTAAGCTTAAAATTCCCGTTGCACACGTTGAAGCAGGCTTAAGAAGCTTTGACAGGACAATGCCTGAGGAGATAAACAGAATTCTAGCTGACCACGCGAGTGAAGTTCTTTTTGCCCCGACTGAGGAGGCAAAGAAAAATCTTGAGAAAGAGGGCATCATTGAAGGGGTTTACGTGGTTGGAAATACAATAGTCGATGCGGTTCTCCAAAACTCGGAGATAGCCGAAAGGAAAAGCAGAATTTTGGAAACTCTTGGATTAAAACCAAAGGGATATGCCGTTTTAACAGCTCATAGAGCTGAGAACACCGACAGCGAGGAGAACCTTAAAAAACTCGTGGAAATAATCGGTTCTCTTCCAATAGTTGTGGTATATCCTGTCCACCCGAGAACTGAAAAAAGGTTAAAAGCCCTTGGATTGTGGGAAAAACTGGAAGCAAAGGAGCACGTCATTCTAACAAAACCTCTGGGATACCTTGACTTTTTAAAACTGCAGAAAAATGCTAGGTTTGTTTTAACAGACTCGGGTGGGATTCAGGAAGAGAGCATAATCCTTAGCATCCCATGCCTAACCCTACGGTATAATACAGAAAGGCCGGAGACAATAAAAGCGGGAGGGAACGTTTTAGTCGGTCTTGAGAAGGATAGGGTTCTTTATTATGTCGATAAGCTCTTAAACGATGAAGAGTTTTACAGCAGGATGGCAAATGCTAAGAATCCTTTTGGAGATGGAAAGGCTGGCGAAAGAATTGCTGAAATACTTATCGGTCTTTACGAAAAGGGAGAACTTAGGGTGAAGAGTTCGAGGTTTATTTAA
- a CDS encoding UDP-N-acetyl-D-mannosamine dehydrogenase — MREKIIDRSAEIAVIGLGYIGLPTAIMFANAGFKVIGYEIREEVVKKVNSGNSHIIEPEIEEMLKRAIENGNLRATSDKKEIAGKDVYIICVQTPLKEDKTPDLSYLENAVRTTAESMKKGSLVIIESTVPPMTTLKMAKLIEDLTGFKAGEDFYMAHAPERVMPGRIFKELVYNSRIIGGINEESSELAELLYRAFVKGQIFKTNSTTSEMVKLMENTFRDVNIALANEFAFLAHQYGVNVFEAIELANTHPRVKIHIPGIGVGGHCLPKDPYLLLSSAKEDFGLIKKAREINEDMPLFAKDLLMDSLKLINLPPEEAVVVVLGLSYKGNSDDTRNSPSLKFIEEIKEVVAEVRTYDPYVEGTHGSLEEALKGADAAVIATDHSEFKSLDWQALGALMRNKILIDGRHVVKEPPKGFIFKGIGRGEY, encoded by the coding sequence ATGAGAGAGAAAATAATAGACAGAAGTGCAGAAATCGCTGTCATAGGTTTGGGTTATATCGGTCTTCCTACGGCAATTATGTTTGCCAATGCTGGGTTCAAAGTAATAGGATATGAAATAAGGGAAGAAGTAGTGAAAAAGGTAAACTCAGGGAATTCCCACATAATCGAGCCGGAAATAGAAGAGATGCTAAAGAGAGCAATTGAAAATGGAAATTTGAGAGCTACTTCAGATAAAAAGGAGATAGCGGGCAAGGATGTCTACATAATATGCGTCCAAACCCCTTTGAAGGAGGACAAAACTCCAGACTTGAGCTATCTCGAAAACGCCGTTAGAACAACTGCTGAATCTATGAAGAAGGGTTCTCTTGTGATTATAGAGAGCACCGTTCCCCCTATGACGACTCTAAAGATGGCGAAGCTTATAGAGGATCTGACGGGCTTCAAAGCTGGGGAGGACTTCTATATGGCTCATGCTCCTGAGAGGGTCATGCCCGGCAGAATATTTAAGGAGCTCGTTTACAACTCCAGAATAATTGGGGGGATAAATGAAGAAAGCTCCGAACTTGCTGAGCTTTTGTATAGGGCATTTGTAAAGGGTCAAATTTTTAAAACAAACTCAACCACAAGCGAAATGGTAAAGCTAATGGAGAACACTTTTAGGGATGTAAACATAGCTCTGGCTAACGAATTCGCTTTCCTCGCTCACCAGTATGGGGTCAATGTTTTTGAGGCAATAGAGCTGGCCAACACTCATCCGAGGGTTAAAATCCATATCCCGGGAATTGGTGTTGGAGGCCACTGTTTGCCGAAAGACCCATATTTGCTCCTCAGTTCTGCAAAAGAAGACTTTGGATTGATAAAGAAAGCAAGAGAAATCAATGAAGACATGCCTCTCTTTGCAAAGGACCTTCTTATGGATTCCTTAAAGTTGATTAATCTTCCACCAGAAGAGGCTGTAGTGGTGGTACTGGGGCTGTCTTACAAGGGCAATTCAGACGACACCAGAAATTCTCCATCTCTTAAGTTCATTGAGGAGATAAAGGAGGTTGTTGCTGAAGTGAGAACCTATGATCCCTACGTTGAGGGAACTCATGGGAGTCTTGAGGAGGCTTTAAAGGGAGCAGATGCAGCTGTCATAGCAACAGACCATTCGGAGTTTAAGAGTTTAGACTGGCAAGCCCTTGGAGCCCTTATGAGAAACAAAATACTCATAGACGGAAGGCATGTCGTAAAAGAGCCTCCGAAAGGATTTATATTCAAAGGGATCGGGAGGGGCGAGTATTGA
- a CDS encoding DUF354 domain-containing protein — MKIWVDIVNAPHAHFFKGIIRELEKRGHEVLVTTREFDGLTGILDMLGIDYYVVGKHGGSTLEGKLIASVERQYKLAKLIIEEKPDLALYKNSPEAPRVAFGLGIPTIGFADNDTAIAVNKLMLPFTRRLIYPKAIDAYELIKCGADVNSLKPINGIPELAHVYGFIPSKKPLKELGISPHSYIVMRTEPIKANYFNGDAEKSVLENIIPLLPDIPIVLFPRTESQKKRFEHFENVIIPGHVTDSLSLLYYAKLMIGAGGTMNREALALGTPTISTYPGKLLAITRWLISLGIKFHSTDPIEVSEKAWELMRKNGAFRKHIRGIIASMENPIDVFLREIEIYEEYGTFPASEISTEELVDKG, encoded by the coding sequence GTGAAGATATGGGTAGATATTGTCAATGCACCTCACGCTCACTTCTTCAAGGGTATAATCAGGGAGCTTGAAAAAAGAGGACATGAAGTTTTGGTTACCACAAGGGAATTTGACGGCCTAACTGGAATCTTGGATATGTTGGGAATAGACTATTACGTTGTAGGAAAGCATGGCGGATCAACCCTTGAGGGAAAGCTTATAGCAAGTGTTGAGAGACAATACAAACTTGCTAAGCTGATAATTGAAGAAAAACCAGATTTGGCGCTCTATAAAAATTCTCCCGAAGCTCCAAGAGTAGCTTTTGGATTGGGAATCCCAACAATTGGATTTGCTGACAACGATACCGCCATAGCGGTCAACAAGCTCATGCTGCCCTTCACAAGGAGATTAATATACCCCAAAGCCATAGACGCTTACGAGCTCATAAAATGCGGGGCAGATGTAAATTCTCTCAAGCCAATAAACGGCATACCAGAGTTGGCCCATGTATATGGCTTTATCCCTAGTAAAAAGCCCCTAAAAGAATTGGGCATATCTCCACACAGCTACATTGTAATGAGAACCGAGCCCATAAAGGCTAACTACTTTAACGGCGACGCCGAGAAGAGCGTTCTTGAAAATATAATCCCTCTGCTCCCAGATATCCCCATAGTTTTATTCCCAAGAACAGAAAGTCAAAAGAAGCGCTTTGAACACTTTGAAAACGTCATAATTCCAGGGCACGTTACGGACAGCTTGTCCCTCCTCTACTATGCAAAGCTAATGATCGGTGCAGGGGGAACGATGAACAGGGAGGCCTTGGCTTTAGGAACTCCAACCATTTCAACTTACCCGGGCAAGCTTTTGGCGATCACAAGGTGGCTTATAAGCCTCGGCATTAAGTTCCACTCTACCGATCCGATAGAAGTTTCTGAGAAGGCCTGGGAACTCATGAGGAAGAATGGAGCCTTTAGAAAGCATATAAGAGGAATAATTGCCTCCATGGAGAACCCAATAGACGTCTTCCTAAGGGAAATCGAAATCTATGAAGAGTACGGCACCTTCCCTGCTTCGGAAATTTCCACAGAGGAGCTGGTGGACAAAGGATGA
- a CDS encoding stage II sporulation protein M gives MRTKIFYAFLGIFLAGVLFGMVFSFLSPNSAENLFSNLRQFFGGTIGENTDKFSLFSFIFLNNSRVAVICALGGVLFGIVPAGILFFNGFIVGIVIQYFNAQGESLAKILLAIIPHGVIEIPAFAVAGMGGVEWYLEIINGEETVGERFLKGFKRAMRMLALALIMLLAAAFVEAYITPAIASGV, from the coding sequence ATGAGGACTAAAATCTTTTATGCATTTCTTGGAATTTTCCTGGCTGGGGTTCTCTTTGGCATGGTGTTTTCCTTCTTAAGTCCAAATTCTGCGGAGAACCTATTCTCAAACCTCAGGCAGTTTTTTGGCGGGACTATAGGAGAAAATACTGACAAGTTCAGCCTTTTCAGCTTTATATTCCTCAACAACTCAAGGGTTGCGGTAATATGTGCCCTTGGTGGAGTCCTTTTTGGTATAGTTCCTGCAGGAATATTGTTCTTTAACGGCTTTATAGTGGGGATAGTTATTCAGTACTTCAATGCGCAGGGAGAAAGCTTGGCAAAGATTCTTCTCGCTATTATTCCCCATGGGGTGATAGAGATTCCGGCTTTTGCAGTTGCCGGGATGGGGGGAGTGGAGTGGTATCTTGAGATAATCAACGGAGAAGAAACCGTTGGAGAGAGGTTTTTAAAGGGATTTAAGAGGGCTATGAGAATGCTTGCATTAGCGCTTATAATGCTTCTAGCGGCGGCTTTTGTTGAGGCTTACATTACTCCGGCTATTGCTTCAGGCGTTTAA
- a CDS encoding lipoate protein ligase C-terminal domain-containing protein, whose protein sequence is MRRIGEHKAKKGLIRFEIEEERGIAKDVKITGDFFIYPEEIIGELESALKGKKLEELEKEIEDFFAVRLDIEMPYINVEDFKIALKNALRGENED, encoded by the coding sequence ATGAGGAGGATAGGCGAGCACAAAGCCAAAAAGGGCCTTATAAGGTTTGAGATTGAAGAAGAGAGAGGCATTGCAAAGGATGTAAAGATCACTGGCGACTTCTTTATCTATCCTGAAGAAATTATCGGCGAACTTGAGAGTGCTTTAAAAGGAAAAAAGCTTGAGGAACTTGAGAAGGAGATAGAGGACTTCTTCGCAGTGAGACTGGACATTGAGATGCCTTACATAAACGTTGAAGACTTTAAAATTGCCCTCAAAAACGCTCTGCGTGGTGAAAATGAGGACTAA
- a CDS encoding arginine--tRNA ligase yields MAYDDVKREVKEIVEEVISEMLEKEGKSWEGEVLFDETPNMELGDFATTVAFQLAKVFRKAPRVIAQEIASNLEGKLPEYISRVEVAGAGYINFFLDYEKFGKLVVEEILKKGDQFGESNLGNGKKVIVEHTSVNPTKPLHMGHARNSILGDTMARIMRKLGYKVEVQNYIDDLGVQFAQVLWGYLNLKEEFERIIKELKEKGLSKDDIIDHALGLLYVEVHKRMEENPDVERQIRELMKKLEEGDNEIAEEGRKLAEKVVKAQMETTYRMNIFYDLLSWESDIVRSGIFEEAYAMIEKNEHFEWAKEGKYKGAFIMKLGDLFPDMENPDMVLIRSDGTATYTGKDIAYHLWKFGKVKSDMRYKLWDKKENHETWTTAKDGEEMPGRFANADIVINVVGSEQRYEQKAVAYALKLLGYEDAYNNFYHLAYEHVVRPEGKFSGRKGTWIGFTVDEVLDEAVKRAKELVEEKNPGLSEEEKEKIAEIVGIGAVRYNMIKYSPEKIITFRWDDVLNFEGESAPYIQYAHARCCSIIKKAKEEGISVESEKLLSKADFSDIDLKEKELIKILSKFPEVIKTAGRDVKPNIIASYANELAMVFNRFYMALPVLKAEEGTREMRLLLVMATKQVLKNVLELMGIEAPEVM; encoded by the coding sequence GTGGCTTACGATGATGTCAAGAGAGAGGTTAAGGAGATAGTGGAAGAAGTCATCTCCGAAATGCTTGAAAAAGAGGGAAAAAGCTGGGAAGGAGAGGTTTTATTTGATGAAACGCCCAATATGGAGCTTGGTGATTTTGCCACTACCGTTGCCTTTCAGCTTGCAAAAGTGTTTAGAAAAGCTCCTAGAGTTATAGCTCAAGAAATTGCCTCAAACTTAGAAGGAAAGCTCCCCGAGTACATTTCAAGGGTAGAGGTCGCTGGAGCCGGATATATAAACTTCTTCTTAGATTACGAGAAATTTGGGAAACTTGTGGTAGAAGAGATCCTCAAAAAAGGAGATCAATTCGGAGAAAGCAATCTGGGAAATGGAAAAAAGGTTATAGTGGAGCACACCTCCGTAAATCCAACCAAACCCCTCCACATGGGACACGCAAGAAACTCAATTCTTGGAGATACAATGGCAAGAATAATGAGGAAACTTGGCTACAAAGTGGAGGTTCAGAACTACATAGACGATCTGGGGGTTCAGTTTGCACAGGTTCTGTGGGGTTATTTAAACCTGAAGGAAGAATTTGAGAGGATCATTAAAGAACTCAAGGAGAAAGGACTTTCTAAGGACGATATAATCGACCACGCTTTGGGTCTGCTCTACGTTGAGGTTCACAAGAGAATGGAAGAAAACCCAGATGTGGAGAGACAGATAAGGGAGCTCATGAAGAAGCTGGAGGAAGGAGACAACGAGATAGCCGAAGAGGGCAGAAAGTTGGCGGAAAAGGTAGTTAAAGCGCAGATGGAAACCACATACAGGATGAACATCTTTTACGACCTGCTCAGCTGGGAAAGCGACATAGTGAGGAGTGGAATATTCGAAGAGGCTTACGCAATGATAGAAAAGAATGAACACTTTGAATGGGCAAAAGAAGGCAAATACAAGGGAGCGTTCATCATGAAGCTTGGAGACCTCTTTCCGGATATGGAAAACCCAGACATGGTGCTTATAAGGAGCGACGGAACAGCGACTTACACGGGAAAGGACATAGCTTATCACTTGTGGAAGTTTGGTAAAGTTAAATCAGATATGCGCTACAAGCTCTGGGATAAAAAGGAGAACCATGAAACGTGGACAACGGCAAAAGATGGGGAAGAAATGCCGGGAAGGTTTGCCAATGCTGACATAGTGATAAACGTCGTCGGTTCAGAGCAGAGGTATGAGCAGAAAGCAGTTGCCTACGCCCTCAAGCTCCTCGGCTATGAGGATGCCTACAATAACTTCTATCACCTAGCTTATGAGCATGTTGTGAGACCTGAAGGAAAGTTCAGCGGAAGAAAGGGGACTTGGATAGGCTTCACCGTAGATGAGGTGCTTGATGAGGCCGTAAAAAGAGCTAAAGAGCTTGTAGAAGAGAAGAACCCGGGATTGAGCGAGGAGGAAAAGGAGAAAATAGCGGAGATAGTAGGAATAGGGGCAGTAAGGTACAACATGATAAAATACTCACCGGAAAAGATAATAACGTTCAGATGGGACGATGTGCTGAACTTTGAGGGCGAAAGTGCCCCATACATCCAGTATGCCCATGCGAGATGCTGCTCCATAATTAAGAAGGCCAAAGAAGAAGGAATAAGCGTTGAAAGCGAGAAGCTCTTAAGCAAAGCAGACTTCTCAGACATCGACCTAAAAGAAAAAGAGCTAATAAAGATCCTTTCCAAATTCCCGGAAGTCATAAAGACGGCCGGAAGGGACGTGAAGCCCAACATAATAGCAAGCTACGCAAACGAACTAGCAATGGTCTTCAACAGATTCTACATGGCGTTGCCAGTTCTGAAGGCTGAAGAAGGGACGAGAGAGATGAGGTTGCTCTTGGTTATGGCTACAAAGCAGGTTCTAAAGAACGTCCTTGAACTTATGGGAATCGAGGCTCCGGAAGTCATGTGA
- a CDS encoding dihydrodipicolinate synthase family protein codes for MRGVIVPLVTPFNEDYSIDFQALEEHITYLQRVGVNGIFINATTGEFTSLNFEERKLLAEKGREIVTSTFYLVGTASTNTFEVVELTKHAQDIGADYVVIAPPYYCPLSDEALFNHYSIIAEKTDIPIILYNIPSCANPLSVPLIKKLATEYSNIAGIKETIDSINHVRDVVFEVKGERKDFKVFTGLDQHFLNTLLLGGDGGIMACANFAPELHIALYKAFEDRDFEKAMEYARKLAKLSKVYDLASSFGSAIKIAMGIRGFSIKPILRPPYTMDGEEVKGKIKDLLSSLNLVP; via the coding sequence ATGAGAGGAGTAATAGTCCCCCTTGTAACACCTTTCAACGAAGACTATTCAATAGACTTTCAGGCACTGGAGGAGCACATAACCTACCTCCAAAGAGTCGGAGTCAATGGAATTTTTATCAACGCAACAACCGGCGAATTCACGAGCCTCAATTTTGAGGAAAGAAAGCTTCTTGCAGAGAAGGGCAGGGAGATCGTTACCTCAACTTTCTATCTGGTGGGAACGGCCTCAACAAACACCTTTGAAGTGGTTGAGCTGACTAAGCATGCCCAAGATATTGGGGCGGATTATGTGGTTATAGCGCCCCCCTATTACTGTCCTCTCAGTGATGAGGCACTCTTTAACCACTACTCCATAATAGCGGAGAAAACGGATATCCCGATAATCCTCTACAACATCCCGAGCTGTGCAAATCCTCTAAGCGTTCCACTCATCAAAAAGCTCGCCACTGAGTACTCAAACATAGCCGGCATAAAGGAAACCATAGACAGCATAAACCACGTCAGAGATGTCGTATTTGAGGTCAAAGGCGAAAGAAAGGATTTTAAGGTTTTCACAGGCTTAGATCAGCACTTCCTCAACACGCTTCTCCTTGGAGGCGACGGAGGGATAATGGCATGCGCAAACTTTGCCCCGGAGCTCCATATTGCCCTATACAAAGCCTTTGAAGATAGGGACTTTGAAAAAGCTATGGAATATGCCAGAAAGCTTGCCAAACTTTCAAAGGTTTACGACCTTGCATCTTCCTTCGGCTCTGCGATAAAGATAGCAATGGGCATAAGGGGCTTCTCCATAAAACCCATCCTAAGACCACCCTATACAATGGATGGAGAAGAGGTTAAAGGGAAGATAAAAGACCTTCTATCTTCACTGAATCTTGTACCTTAA
- the prf1 gene encoding peptide chain release factor aRF-1 — protein MSHKSAEMYELKKKVEELKKIRGRGTELVSLYIPAGYDINKVMQQLREEYGTAQNIKSKTTRKNVLGALERAMQHLKLYKQTPETGLALFVGNVSEQEGVTDIQLFAIIPPEPLNVRLYRCDQTFVTEPLEEMLRVKDAYGLITVEKNEATIGLLRGKKIEVIEELTSNVPGKTRAGGQSARRYERIREQETHEFMKRIGEHATKVFLPLLEKGELKGIIVGGPGPTKEEFVEGDYLHHELKKKIIGVVDISYHGEYGLRELVEKASDILKEHEAIRERKLVQEFFRHLVKDTGLITYGEKEVRKALELGAVDTLLISEGYDRVRVRAKCNHCGWEELKTMTESEYEVYKKNLKTCPKCGSQNISFEKWDVAEELIKMAEESGAEVEVISLDTEDGQQFYRAFGGLGAILRYKIQ, from the coding sequence ATGTCTCACAAATCTGCTGAAATGTACGAGCTCAAAAAGAAGGTAGAGGAGCTTAAGAAGATTCGAGGTCGAGGGACTGAGCTTGTCTCACTCTACATCCCTGCGGGCTATGACATAAACAAGGTTATGCAGCAGCTTAGGGAAGAGTACGGCACGGCACAAAACATCAAATCAAAAACAACCCGAAAGAATGTTTTAGGGGCACTCGAAAGGGCAATGCAGCACCTTAAGCTTTACAAGCAAACTCCAGAGACGGGCTTGGCCTTATTTGTGGGAAACGTCAGCGAACAGGAAGGAGTTACGGATATCCAGCTTTTCGCCATAATCCCACCGGAACCGCTAAACGTGAGGCTCTATCGATGTGACCAAACCTTTGTTACGGAGCCTCTTGAGGAGATGCTTCGAGTTAAAGATGCCTATGGCTTAATAACGGTTGAAAAGAACGAAGCAACGATAGGCCTTCTGAGAGGGAAGAAGATAGAGGTCATTGAGGAGCTTACCTCCAACGTTCCCGGAAAGACAAGGGCTGGTGGTCAGTCTGCAAGGAGATATGAGAGAATTAGAGAGCAAGAGACTCATGAGTTCATGAAGAGGATTGGAGAGCATGCAACGAAGGTTTTTCTGCCCCTCCTTGAAAAGGGCGAGCTTAAGGGTATTATTGTTGGCGGTCCCGGACCTACAAAGGAGGAATTCGTTGAAGGCGACTACCTCCACCACGAGCTCAAGAAGAAGATTATAGGGGTAGTGGACATAAGCTATCACGGTGAGTATGGGTTGAGGGAGCTAGTTGAAAAGGCGAGCGACATACTGAAGGAGCACGAGGCAATTAGAGAGAGAAAGCTCGTGCAGGAGTTCTTCAGACACCTGGTCAAGGACACGGGCTTGATAACGTATGGAGAAAAGGAAGTAAGAAAAGCTCTGGAGCTTGGGGCGGTTGATACTCTTTTGATAAGCGAGGGTTACGATAGAGTTCGCGTTAGGGCGAAGTGCAACCACTGCGGCTGGGAAGAGCTCAAGACCATGACCGAGAGTGAATACGAGGTTTACAAGAAGAACCTTAAAACATGCCCCAAATGTGGAAGCCAAAATATAAGCTTTGAAAAGTGGGATGTTGCAGAAGAGTTAATAAAAATGGCAGAGGAGAGCGGGGCTGAAGTCGAAGTGATCTCCCTAGATACCGAAGATGGACAGCAGTTCTACAGGGCATTTGGTGGACTTGGAGCAATTTTAAGGTACAAGATTCAGTGA